taCGAAAACATTACCTTCATGGCAGAGGCAAGGAGAAGATTAACACTTATCTCTTCTGTATGGTAAATACAGAATGAAGCTACAGTCAGCAGGTATATTTGCTACCACCCATCACTTATCACAATGCTGCTGCTTGTAGGGGGATTTCGTTCCCTGACAgacaggctagctgtttcccatTGTTCCCAGCCCTAGCTAAGCTAAGATAAGCAATAAGATAATCTAAGATAACCAGTTCCTGCAAGTAACTCTCTGCTTGACAGAAAGAATATTTGAATATGTTGAATCTTTTGACATACATTATTATGTTTCTATATATTGTCATGCTAGCTGACTCAATGCAATATTTTAGGATGACAAAAGAAGCAActtatattattttatctctACATCAGAGCAAATATGttataacaaaaataatgagGAAAATTACCGGGGGCCCATAGCGTAGGAGCTACTGCCTCATCCTGCAAAGACACGGGAATTAATGGAACCCGGAATGGGATCCCTGGATTTCCCGGTGGCCCTGCTGGCCCCTGAGGCCCCAGTGGTCCGGGCAGGCCCCTTGGCCCTTGCTCCCCAGCTGGTCCCACTGAGCCTCTGATACCTGGTGGGCCCTGTGCCCCCTGTGGGCCAGACTGTCCATCTCTTCCAGGCAAACCGGCAGAACCTGGCTCGCCTTTACCTCCGGGAGGACCAGCCCGGCCTCCTGACCCCCGGGAGCCCTTGGACCCAGGGTTGCCAGTTTGGCCTGGTAGACCTCTTATCCCTGGAGGACCCGGTAATCCTGGAAAACCCTTCTCTCCTTTGGGTCCTTGTATCCCTGAACCACccttttcccctttctctcctttttggCCAGGCTGACCAGATGACCCCTGAGATCCTTTGTCCCCTCTTGGCCCTCTGGGACCAGGGggacctgaaacacaaaaattACTAGTTAAAATTTACGAGTATGGAATAAATGTGAAGCTAAAACCAGCAGCAGTTAGCTTAGCCTGTTAGTCTTTAATACAACTCTTGGAAAAGCTCTACCGTACATTTTTGTTACCACTGGACAAAGGCTGGCTAGCAGTTTCTTCATGAATCCAGGctctgtgctaagctaagctaactggctgctggctcaagcttcatatttactgtactAGTCATGTGAGTGGTGTCGATCGCAACTAACTCAAGCAAGCAAATCATCGTATTTATTTGAAGCCATACATCCCTCACCCTGTAAAATAGTGAAGTTGGTTATTAGTTGCGAGTGCTTGGTGTCCACCAGTTTCATCTCCTCCATGACAATAGAGAGGTCGGTGACCTCCTTGTCCACACGGGCTGCCAGCTCTTCCTGCTGTGACTTCAGACCTGATGCATCTGTCCTCACGTCTGTCACGCTATTGTTGAGGTTTAACAAGAAGTCAGAGTGACGGCCGACTGTCTCGGAACAAGAGCGTAAGTCGTTCAGGTTCAGGTTGATGGCGCCCAAGAGCTGCGTGGTGAAGCTGATATTGCCGGTCACGCGGTCCATACTCTGCTCGGACTCATCCAGGCGAACCTCCAGCCGGTCAAACTTGGAGGACGTGAGGTTGCTGAAGTCCCTCTGCTGATCCATAATCCCCCTCAAGGTCTGGTCATGAGCTTCAGCCAGGCTGCTGGTGTTCTGGAGCTGGTTGGCCATAAAAGTGAGCTGTGATCCCACATCCTCGAGGCCATCGTTGTTGGCCCTGGCCAGAGTCGAGGCATTGCTGGCCAAGGTTTCCAATTTTTCCACTTTACCTCGAAGCCACTCGGTGTCAGAGCGAGTCTGTCGGCTTGTCTGCTCAAGGTTTTGAAAGTCACTGCGCATTTTCTGGATGGCCTGGCTGGTGTCATCCACTGAGCGCTGCAGAGCGCCGATGAGGCCTCTCTGCTGGGCCTGGGTGAGGTTAAGTTTGCCGATGCTGAACAGCGCCTGGTTCTGGAGCCTCACCTGCTGGTGCAGTTCTGTCTCCAGCTGGGCCGTGTCTTCCTGCAGACCCTCAATGATGCTGCCGTAAGACTGCAGGGTGCCATTTACAGAGCGTAAGGTAGCTGTGTTGCTCACTTGCACGCCCTGGATGGAGCCCTGGGTGCTCTGGATGTCTGAGCCAATGTTCTGCAGCTGACTCAGCTTAACTTGATCGCTGTGGATGTGTTCCTCCACTGCAGCAAGCTGCCTCTGAAGGGTCCAGATGTTGTTCTTAAAAGTCTGGATCTCTGTGGTGGTGTTCTCCGACTTCTCTCCTGTTTGATCGTCTAAAGCAGAAATTTCCACAAtcaattaaatcattttttcccccatcctCTCACTGTAACTTTCACTTCAGTTTTAATCCTGCGTCTGTACTCGAGACTTACCGAGCTTTTTCAAATCAGTCTCAACAGCCACTATCTTCCCTCCATAGTTTGCGATACCTTCAGACACGCTGTCGACTCTTTGCACCACTGAAACAAAGCAGGAGGACAAAGGTTAGTCAGTCTCATCACAGGCTCCGTCCTTTATTAACAGAGCAGAATTGCCTGCAACCACAGACATCATTTATGAAAGGGATCAGAGAGGAAACCAATGAAATTCACTGACATATACAATAAGAGATGCGTCTACATATCTTGTAGGCATGTAATAATGGTAGAATTGATTATCATAATCTCTGGGGTTCTAGGTAATGCAATTACATTCAGGGTCAGAGACAGAAGAGGTAGAACTTTGGcaaaaagacagaggaagggaggaggaaactGTGATTCAGCAAAGATGCAGTGGAGCGATCAATGACAGAGACGGGGGAGACACTGCTGAGGGCCCCggggacaggaagtgacctAGGGGGTGTCTTCAGTAAACAGAACGGATCAAAGACGGCCCAGAGGAGACAGACGCTGTGGCATGGAGGCTCTTCACGCCCCCACAGGCGACACCAGCATTCATTTCCTCTGGAATGTGTCTGGGATTCCAGGGAATCAGCCCACATCTACCACCAGCCTCGCCAGGGGGACACTTCTTTTAACTGGTAGCTGCATGAGCTCCTCTGCTGGGAAGCTGTGTCCAAGCTGTGTGGAGGGCAGTTGAGCCACAGGGCCACCACCTCCAGAGGTCACAACACGAGAAAGACATGATTCCACACAGATATGGagctacagccagcagccaggtagcttagcataaaggaTGTCGCTGCCACAGCCACGGGCAAAACTGCTTGTTATTACACTACACACAGTTTTGTACCGATTTAACAAACAATACATGTTCAAATCTGTTAATTATTGATCTCAAGAGATGCTGGTAGGAGAATTCTGTTACTCTCCAGCCGTTTTCAGATATGAGCTCTGgaaaaatgtccggaaaattgggtcaggacattttctggactttgcctttcacatcaGAAGAATGCAGGAGGAGATTTCTTTAGATCAGACCagttcacaacagcaggaacatttctggcGAGGGGTAGAGTCTggggagagcagcaggaggtaGGACATAACTTATAAATTCTGGTGAGGAGATCACGGTTTTGTTGTCCGCTCATTGACACCGGTGTCGGCCCATTATCGCCAAAACCTCTCAAATCGT
This portion of the Hippoglossus stenolepis isolate QCI-W04-F060 chromosome 19, HSTE1.2, whole genome shotgun sequence genome encodes:
- the LOC118098315 gene encoding collectin-12 isoform X1; amino-acid sequence: MKDDFADEEEVQSFGYKRFGIQEGTQCTKCKNEWALKTSIALLYVLCTLLTIAVAALGYKVVQRVDSVSEGIANYGGKIVAVETDLKKLDDQTGEKSENTTTEIQTFKNNIWTLQRQLAAVEEHIHSDQVKLSQLQNIGSDIQSTQGSIQGVQVSNTATLRSVNGTLQSYGSIIEGLQEDTAQLETELHQQVRLQNQALFSIGKLNLTQAQQRGLIGALQRSVDDTSQAIQKMRSDFQNLEQTSRQTRSDTEWLRGKVEKLETLASNASTLARANNDGLEDVGSQLTFMANQLQNTSSLAEAHDQTLRGIMDQQRDFSNLTSSKFDRLEVRLDESEQSMDRVTGNISFTTQLLGAINLNLNDLRSCSETVGRHSDFLLNLNNSVTDVRTDASGLKSQQEELAARVDKEVTDLSIVMEEMKLVDTKHSQLITNFTILQGPPGPRGPRGDKGSQGSSGQPGQKGEKGEKGGSGIQGPKGEKGFPGLPGPPGIRGLPGQTGNPGSKGSRGSGGRAGPPGGKGEPGSAGLPGRDGQSGPQGAQGPPGIRGSVGPAGEQGPRGLPGPLGPQGPAGPPGNPGIPFRVPLIPVSLQDEAVAPTLWAPGCPAEWVNYRDKCYFFSKDLHSFDDARATCKSKSASLLIISDMEEQTWLQKQAFGKGYFWMGLTDREEENVWRWLDGTQPAFTKWKTGQPDNWGHGHETGEDCAGLIHEGLWNDFLCEDLISFICEKEAEALLLRSPGS
- the LOC118098315 gene encoding collectin-12 isoform X2, whose amino-acid sequence is MCCVPSSPSLSLRWDIKERNMVQRVDSVSEGIANYGGKIVAVETDLKKLDDQTGEKSENTTTEIQTFKNNIWTLQRQLAAVEEHIHSDQVKLSQLQNIGSDIQSTQGSIQGVQVSNTATLRSVNGTLQSYGSIIEGLQEDTAQLETELHQQVRLQNQALFSIGKLNLTQAQQRGLIGALQRSVDDTSQAIQKMRSDFQNLEQTSRQTRSDTEWLRGKVEKLETLASNASTLARANNDGLEDVGSQLTFMANQLQNTSSLAEAHDQTLRGIMDQQRDFSNLTSSKFDRLEVRLDESEQSMDRVTGNISFTTQLLGAINLNLNDLRSCSETVGRHSDFLLNLNNSVTDVRTDASGLKSQQEELAARVDKEVTDLSIVMEEMKLVDTKHSQLITNFTILQGPPGPRGPRGDKGSQGSSGQPGQKGEKGEKGGSGIQGPKGEKGFPGLPGPPGIRGLPGQTGNPGSKGSRGSGGRAGPPGGKGEPGSAGLPGRDGQSGPQGAQGPPGIRGSVGPAGEQGPRGLPGPLGPQGPAGPPGNPGIPFRVPLIPVSLQDEAVAPTLWAPGCPAEWVNYRDKCYFFSKDLHSFDDARATCKSKSASLLIISDMEEQTWLQKQAFGKGYFWMGLTDREEENVWRWLDGTQPAFTKWKTGQPDNWGHGHETGEDCAGLIHEGLWNDFLCEDLISFICEKEAEALLLRSPGS